One genomic window of Microbacterium testaceum StLB037 includes the following:
- a CDS encoding DUF3093 domain-containing protein: MQKRGCGIRTGVEYRERLSPSLWALVAAAVCGPMAALVFSPVNTTFALVVGLVVAVGIVAALVLLSPIVEIRDGELRAGRAHIPVDVLGEPFGVEGDAARTARGSGLDHRAWHVIRGGIDGVVTVPVTDPEDPTPSWVVSTRTPDRLVAAIQRAQLRLRTPRR, encoded by the coding sequence ATGCAGAAGAGGGGGTGCGGTATCCGCACCGGAGTCGAGTATCGCGAGCGCCTCAGCCCGTCCCTGTGGGCGCTGGTCGCCGCCGCTGTCTGCGGGCCCATGGCTGCGCTGGTGTTCTCCCCCGTCAACACGACCTTCGCCCTCGTCGTCGGGCTGGTCGTCGCGGTGGGGATCGTGGCCGCACTCGTCCTGCTGTCGCCGATCGTCGAGATCCGCGACGGCGAGCTGCGAGCCGGTCGAGCGCACATCCCGGTCGACGTGCTCGGGGAACCGTTCGGCGTGGAGGGCGATGCGGCGCGCACGGCCCGTGGGAGTGGTCTCGACCACCGGGCGTGGCATGTGATCCGGGGCGGTATCGACGGGGTCGTCACGGTTCCCGTGACCGACCCCGAGGATCCGACTCCTTCGTGGGTGGTATCCACCCGGACGCCGGATCGCCTGGTGGCGGCGATCCAACGTGCTCAGCTCAGGCTGCGCACTCCGCGCAGATGA
- the acnA gene encoding aconitate hydratase AcnA has protein sequence MSTVDSFGAKSTLTVGSTDYEIFRIDTVAGHEKLPFSLKVLLENLLRTEDGANVTKEQIEALGSWVPTADPDTEIQFTPARVVMQDFTGVPCIVDLATMREAVTALGGDPNKINPLSPAEMVIDHSVIADLFGSENALERNVEIEYERNGERYQFLRWGQTAFDDFKVVPPGTGIVHQVNIEHLAKVIYDRTVDGVLRAYPDTCVGTDSHTTMVNGLGVLGWGVGGIEAEAAMLGQPVSMLIPRVVGFKLSGEIPAGVTATDVVLTITDMLRKHGVVGKFVEFYGEGVASVPLANRATIGNMSPEFGSTAAMFPIDDVTLDYLRLTGRDEQTVALVEAYAKEQKLWHDPARELVFSEYMELDLSTVVPSIAGPKRPQDRILLSEAKSQFEKDILNYADASVSDSIVDLEVDGTFPASDPGAVPGEETEDVTGGDVLISSGHPVNASNPVKVTTPDGQSYLLDNGAVTLAAITSCTNTSNPSVMIAAGLLAKNAVDKGLKRKPWVKTTLGPGSKVVTDYYEKSGLDKALEGLDFYTVGYGCTICIGNSGPLIEEVSEAINENDLAVTAVLSGNRNFEGRISPDVKMNYLASPPLVVAYALAGSMNFDFETDALGKDQNGDDVFLKDIWPAPDQVQTIIDASISREQFIQQYATVFEGDERWKNLPTPTGPVFEWDADSTYVRKAPYFDGMSMEPSPVTDITGARVMATLGDSVTTDHISPAGNIKAGTPAAQYLMEHGVAQKDFNSYGSRRGNHEVMIRGTFANIRLKNEMVAAVNDGQIIEGGYTRDFTQEGGPQSYIYDASQNYQAQGTPLVIFGGKEYGSGSSRDWAAKGTNLLGVKAVITESFERIHRSNLIGMGVVPLQFPAGESWKSLGLDGTEIVSIEGLEQLNEGVTPKTVKVTAEPSEFSPEGKQTITFDAVVRIDTPGEADYYRNGGILQYVLRSLV, from the coding sequence GTGTCCACGGTTGACAGCTTCGGTGCCAAGAGCACCCTGACAGTCGGCAGCACCGACTACGAGATCTTCCGCATCGACACGGTCGCCGGTCACGAGAAGCTCCCGTTCAGCCTGAAGGTGCTGCTCGAGAACCTTCTCCGCACCGAGGATGGCGCCAACGTCACCAAGGAGCAGATCGAGGCCCTCGGCTCGTGGGTGCCCACGGCCGACCCCGACACCGAGATCCAGTTCACCCCGGCCCGTGTGGTCATGCAGGACTTCACCGGCGTGCCCTGCATCGTCGACCTCGCCACCATGCGCGAGGCCGTGACCGCCCTCGGTGGCGACCCCAACAAGATCAACCCGCTCTCGCCCGCCGAGATGGTCATCGACCACTCGGTCATCGCCGACCTGTTCGGCAGCGAGAACGCCCTCGAGCGCAACGTCGAGATCGAGTACGAGCGCAACGGCGAGCGGTACCAGTTCCTGCGCTGGGGCCAGACGGCCTTCGACGACTTCAAGGTCGTGCCCCCGGGCACCGGCATCGTGCACCAGGTCAACATCGAGCACCTGGCGAAGGTCATCTACGACCGCACCGTCGACGGTGTGCTCCGCGCCTACCCCGACACCTGCGTCGGCACCGACTCGCACACCACCATGGTGAACGGCCTGGGCGTGCTCGGCTGGGGCGTCGGCGGCATCGAAGCCGAGGCGGCCATGCTCGGCCAGCCCGTGTCGATGCTCATCCCGCGCGTCGTCGGCTTCAAGCTCTCCGGCGAGATCCCCGCCGGCGTGACGGCGACCGACGTCGTGCTCACGATCACCGACATGCTCCGCAAGCACGGCGTCGTCGGCAAGTTCGTCGAGTTCTACGGCGAAGGTGTGGCCTCGGTGCCGCTCGCGAACCGCGCCACGATCGGCAACATGAGCCCCGAGTTCGGCTCGACCGCGGCGATGTTCCCCATCGACGACGTCACGCTCGACTACCTGCGCCTGACCGGTCGCGACGAGCAGACCGTCGCCCTCGTCGAGGCGTACGCCAAGGAGCAGAAGCTCTGGCACGACCCGGCCCGCGAGCTCGTGTTCAGCGAGTACATGGAGCTCGACCTCTCGACGGTCGTCCCCTCGATCGCCGGCCCCAAGCGTCCGCAGGACCGCATCCTCCTCTCCGAGGCGAAGTCGCAGTTCGAGAAGGACATCCTGAACTACGCGGATGCCTCGGTCTCGGACTCCATCGTCGATCTCGAGGTCGACGGCACCTTCCCGGCATCCGACCCGGGCGCCGTCCCCGGCGAAGAGACCGAGGACGTCACCGGCGGCGATGTCCTGATCTCCTCGGGTCACCCCGTGAACGCCTCGAACCCGGTCAAGGTCACCACCCCCGACGGGCAGTCGTACCTGCTCGACAACGGTGCTGTCACGCTCGCGGCGATCACCTCGTGCACCAACACCTCGAACCCCTCGGTCATGATCGCGGCGGGCCTGCTCGCCAAGAACGCCGTCGACAAGGGACTCAAGCGCAAGCCGTGGGTCAAGACGACGCTCGGACCCGGCTCGAAGGTCGTCACCGACTACTACGAGAAGTCCGGCCTCGACAAGGCGCTCGAGGGTCTCGACTTCTACACCGTCGGCTACGGCTGCACGATCTGCATCGGCAACTCGGGTCCGCTCATCGAAGAGGTCTCCGAGGCGATCAACGAGAACGACCTCGCCGTCACGGCTGTGCTCTCGGGTAACCGCAACTTCGAAGGGCGCATCAGCCCCGACGTGAAGATGAACTACCTGGCATCCCCTCCGCTGGTTGTCGCGTACGCCCTGGCCGGGTCGATGAACTTCGACTTCGAGACCGACGCGCTCGGCAAGGACCAGAACGGCGACGACGTCTTCCTCAAGGACATCTGGCCGGCCCCCGACCAGGTGCAGACGATCATCGACGCATCGATCTCGCGCGAGCAGTTCATCCAGCAGTACGCCACCGTCTTCGAGGGCGACGAGCGCTGGAAGAACCTGCCCACCCCGACCGGTCCGGTCTTCGAGTGGGATGCCGACTCCACCTACGTGCGGAAGGCGCCCTACTTCGACGGCATGTCGATGGAGCCCTCGCCGGTCACCGACATCACCGGAGCGCGGGTCATGGCGACCCTCGGCGACTCGGTCACCACCGACCACATCAGCCCCGCCGGCAACATCAAGGCCGGGACCCCCGCCGCGCAGTACCTCATGGAACACGGCGTCGCGCAGAAGGACTTCAACTCCTACGGCTCGCGCCGCGGTAACCACGAGGTCATGATCCGCGGCACGTTCGCCAACATCCGCCTGAAGAACGAGATGGTCGCCGCCGTCAACGACGGTCAGATCATCGAGGGTGGCTACACCCGCGACTTCACGCAGGAGGGCGGCCCGCAGTCGTACATCTACGACGCGAGCCAGAACTACCAGGCGCAGGGCACCCCGCTCGTCATCTTCGGCGGCAAGGAGTACGGCTCGGGCTCGTCGCGCGACTGGGCGGCCAAGGGCACCAACCTGCTCGGGGTCAAGGCCGTCATCACCGAGAGCTTCGAGCGCATCCACCGCTCGAACCTCATCGGAATGGGCGTCGTGCCGCTGCAGTTCCCCGCCGGCGAGAGCTGGAAGTCGCTGGGCCTCGACGGCACCGAGATCGTCTCGATCGAGGGCCTCGAGCAGCTCAACGAGGGCGTCACGCCGAAGACCGTGAAGGTCACGGCCGAGCCGAGCGAGTTCTCGCCCGAGGGCAAGCAGACCATCACGTTCGACGCCGTGGTCCGCATCGACACCCCCGGAGAGGCCGACTACTACCGCAACGGCGGCATCCTGCAGTACGTGCTGCGTTCGCTGGTCTGA
- a CDS encoding DUF3159 domain-containing protein: protein MSDDAARPARDGESVPLEPPAAADTLGAALGNAARRAGLDPAAHASTGSAVWSAMGGWRGILESVLPSLAFVILFTVTIDPETRQGNLWLSLGVSVGLAVVFTVARLIAKSPPSAAIGGLLATVAAAVLALVTGRGQDNFVFGFFTNGAYGTAFLVSALVGWPLIGLAAGYLTGEGTRWRADRRKRRAYMWLSIAWAALFAARLIVQLPLYFAGDVVALGTLKIVMGLPLFAPMLAVTWLTVRALGPARSVASED, encoded by the coding sequence ATGAGCGACGACGCGGCACGGCCGGCCCGCGACGGCGAGAGCGTCCCGCTCGAACCGCCCGCCGCGGCGGACACGCTCGGCGCCGCACTCGGCAACGCCGCGCGACGCGCGGGACTCGACCCGGCCGCCCATGCCTCGACCGGCTCCGCCGTCTGGTCGGCGATGGGCGGGTGGCGCGGCATCCTGGAATCCGTCCTGCCGTCGTTGGCGTTCGTGATCCTCTTCACCGTCACGATCGACCCCGAGACGCGCCAGGGCAACCTGTGGCTCAGTCTCGGCGTCTCGGTCGGCCTCGCGGTGGTGTTCACGGTCGCGCGTCTGATCGCCAAGTCCCCGCCGAGCGCCGCGATCGGAGGACTCCTCGCGACGGTGGCCGCCGCGGTGCTCGCGCTGGTGACCGGTCGCGGGCAGGACAACTTCGTCTTCGGGTTCTTCACGAACGGGGCGTACGGTACGGCTTTCCTCGTGTCGGCCCTGGTGGGCTGGCCCCTGATCGGGCTCGCGGCGGGGTATCTGACGGGCGAGGGGACGCGGTGGAGGGCCGATCGGCGCAAGCGCCGCGCCTACATGTGGCTGTCGATCGCGTGGGCGGCCCTGTTCGCCGCGCGGCTCATCGTCCAGCTGCCGTTGTACTTCGCCGGCGACGTCGTCGCCCTCGGAACGCTGAAGATCGTCATGGGCCTTCCGCTGTTCGCCCCGATGCTCGCGGTGACCTGGTTGACGGTCCGCGCCCTGGGCCCGGCTCGCTCCGTTGCGAGCGAAGACTGA
- a CDS encoding DUF4193 domain-containing protein has protein sequence MATDYDAPRKTEDDSESIEALKERVPDKTSGSIDNEDADNPSGFELPGADLSDIELDVVVLPPQEDEFTCMNCFLVKHRSQIDHESGNGFICAECAA, from the coding sequence ATGGCGACCGATTACGACGCACCGCGCAAGACCGAGGACGACAGCGAGTCGATCGAGGCCCTCAAGGAGCGCGTGCCCGACAAGACGTCGGGATCGATCGACAACGAGGATGCCGACAACCCTTCGGGCTTCGAACTGCCCGGGGCCGACCTGTCCGACATCGAACTCGACGTCGTCGTCCTCCCGCCGCAGGAAGATGAGTTCACCTGCATGAACTGCTTCCTCGTCAAGCACCGCTCACAGATCGATCATGAGAGCGGCAACGGCTTCATCTGCGCGGAGTGCGCAGCCTGA
- a CDS encoding DUF3710 domain-containing protein, translated as MTDDAQPTIEPEDAGLELALTAKSAPIDRDSAGPFDEAEANPVRPYIDLGGIKILPREGLNLRLEVEEQTKRIVAVGLDYADSTLQVQPFAAPRTSGLWGETREQIRQQVKQQGGRVEEREGPLGPELLAEVPVMGTPDGAGKRLARFVGVDGPRWFLRGVIGGAATTDVEAAAAIEDLYRSIVVVRGGSPMPPRDLIPLRMPATPGTT; from the coding sequence ATGACCGACGACGCCCAGCCCACCATCGAGCCGGAAGATGCCGGCCTCGAGCTGGCCCTCACGGCCAAGAGCGCCCCGATCGACCGCGACAGCGCCGGCCCGTTCGACGAGGCCGAGGCGAACCCCGTCCGGCCCTACATCGACCTCGGCGGCATCAAGATCCTCCCGCGCGAGGGTCTGAACCTGCGCCTCGAGGTCGAGGAGCAGACCAAGCGCATCGTGGCCGTGGGCCTCGATTACGCCGACTCGACGCTCCAGGTGCAGCCGTTCGCCGCTCCGCGCACGAGCGGCCTGTGGGGCGAGACGCGCGAGCAGATCCGCCAGCAGGTGAAGCAGCAGGGCGGTCGCGTCGAGGAGCGTGAGGGACCCCTCGGCCCCGAGCTCCTCGCCGAGGTCCCCGTCATGGGCACCCCGGACGGCGCGGGCAAGCGCCTCGCGCGCTTCGTCGGCGTCGACGGCCCGCGCTGGTTCCTCCGCGGCGTGATCGGCGGAGCGGCCACCACCGACGTCGAGGCGGCCGCCGCGATCGAAGACCTCTATCGGTCGATCGTGGTCGTGCGGGGCGGCTCGCCGATGCCCCCGCGCGATCTCATCCCGCTCCGGATGCCGGCCACCCCCGGCACGACATGA
- the sepH gene encoding septation protein SepH, whose translation MEQLKVIGTEDDVLVVATESGERFALALDEVMRVQARRARRDRDEDDRGPRPSPREIQAHIRSGLTAREVATLLNARIEDIERFEGPVLAEREHVVAQALAVPVLLGGALEHDSPITFGTAVRAKLAEAGASAERWTSWKESSGWMVKLEFTANGIDHDARWSFDPRRSTLSPQNSDAIQLSRQGSLPEGLIPRLRALDSPLPKDESRFDSGSFGPRKIDIEDEPGVEATGPVAAAVQAAAIKRAPDVPVTSSETADLLEALRRRRGQREPLPGTAAPEPTSTRPVGAPVALFDALEPGYTDPAAESSPEAETTPSPSSSSAGDGGRRTKGRPSMPSWDEIVFGARSDES comes from the coding sequence ATGGAGCAGCTCAAAGTCATCGGAACCGAAGATGACGTCCTCGTCGTCGCGACCGAATCAGGTGAACGCTTCGCCCTCGCTCTCGACGAGGTCATGCGCGTGCAAGCGCGCCGGGCGCGTCGGGACCGCGACGAGGATGATCGTGGACCCCGTCCCAGCCCTCGCGAGATCCAGGCGCACATCCGCTCCGGTCTCACGGCCCGCGAAGTCGCCACGCTGCTGAACGCGCGCATCGAGGACATCGAGCGGTTCGAAGGCCCCGTGCTCGCCGAGCGCGAGCACGTCGTCGCCCAGGCTCTGGCCGTGCCCGTGCTCCTCGGGGGCGCGCTCGAGCACGACTCCCCCATCACCTTCGGCACCGCGGTCCGCGCGAAGCTCGCCGAGGCCGGCGCATCCGCGGAGCGCTGGACCAGCTGGAAGGAATCCTCCGGCTGGATGGTCAAGCTGGAGTTCACTGCGAACGGGATCGACCATGACGCGCGCTGGAGCTTCGACCCCCGCCGCAGCACTCTGTCGCCGCAGAACTCCGACGCGATCCAGCTGTCGCGCCAGGGCTCGCTCCCCGAAGGCCTCATTCCGCGACTGCGCGCCCTGGACAGCCCGCTCCCCAAAGACGAGTCACGTTTCGACAGCGGTTCGTTCGGCCCGCGCAAGATCGACATCGAGGACGAACCGGGCGTGGAGGCCACGGGTCCCGTCGCCGCAGCGGTGCAGGCCGCGGCGATCAAGCGCGCCCCCGACGTGCCCGTGACGTCGTCCGAGACCGCCGATCTCCTCGAGGCGCTGCGCCGCCGTCGAGGACAGCGCGAGCCCCTGCCCGGCACGGCGGCGCCGGAGCCCACGTCGACGCGACCCGTGGGTGCCCCGGTCGCGCTGTTCGACGCTCTCGAGCCCGGTTACACGGATCCGGCGGCCGAGTCGTCCCCGGAAGCGGAGACCACGCCGTCCCCGAGCTCGTCGTCCGCGGGTGACGGTGGCCGTCGTACGAAGGGCCGCCCCTCGATGCCGTCGTGGGACGAGATCGTGTTCGGCGCGCGCTCCGACGAGAGCTGA
- the dxs gene encoding 1-deoxy-D-xylulose-5-phosphate synthase produces the protein MALLPGIHGPRDLDDLNPDQLRQLAAEVRAFLVENVSRTGGHLGPNLGVVELTIALHKVFDSPADPIIFDTGHQSYVHKMLTGRQDFVNLRSRGGLAGYPQRSESEHDIVESSHASSSLSWADGVSRAFSRTGRRDRHVVAVVGDGALTGGMTWEALNNISDDNDRNLVIVVNDNGRSYAPTIGGMARYLNRVRTNDAYRTLHRNSDTLFRRLGPAARAVYRGVRGGTHGFLSRFTNNEALYSNLDIKYLGPIDGHDFESLIETLELAKSYGAPVIVHAITDKGSGYAPAMSDEADQFHAVGKIDPITGEALGAGGGPQWTDVFAEELTAVGAERDDVIAMTAAMLRPTGLQQFAERFPERVYDVGIAEQHAVASAAGLAFGGLHPVVAIYATFMNRAFDQVMMDVALHKAGVTFVLDRAGVTGPDGPSHHGIWDLAMLQLVPGIRIAAPRDAARLREEFRESTAIEDAPTVVRYPKGKVPADLEAVERLADGVDVLARGSSEDVLLVGIGPMVHLAMEVAERLRAQGIGATVIDPRWAIPVQPSVIELAREHRLVITIEDGIRVGGVGTRVRQVLREAGVDTAVDELGIPDEFIDHATREQILEDAGLTASKIAHDVVAQVLGTRIPVARQTPTGSIPTIEWEKSRP, from the coding sequence ATGGCTCTCCTACCCGGCATTCACGGCCCCCGTGACCTCGACGACCTGAACCCCGATCAACTGCGCCAGCTGGCCGCGGAGGTCCGCGCGTTCCTCGTCGAGAACGTCTCCCGCACCGGCGGGCACCTCGGCCCGAACCTCGGCGTCGTCGAATTGACGATCGCCCTGCACAAGGTCTTCGATTCCCCGGCCGACCCGATCATCTTCGACACGGGCCACCAGTCCTACGTGCACAAGATGCTGACCGGCCGTCAGGACTTCGTGAACCTCCGCTCGCGCGGGGGCCTCGCGGGTTACCCGCAGCGCTCGGAGAGCGAACACGACATCGTCGAGTCCTCGCACGCGTCGAGCTCGCTCAGCTGGGCCGACGGGGTCTCGCGCGCGTTCAGCCGTACGGGACGACGGGACCGACACGTCGTCGCCGTCGTGGGCGACGGCGCGCTCACCGGCGGCATGACGTGGGAGGCGCTGAACAACATCAGCGACGACAACGACCGCAACCTCGTGATCGTCGTCAACGACAACGGCCGTTCCTACGCGCCGACGATCGGCGGCATGGCGCGGTACCTCAACCGGGTCCGCACGAACGACGCGTACCGCACGCTGCACCGCAACTCGGACACGCTCTTCCGTCGCCTCGGTCCGGCCGCCCGCGCCGTCTACCGTGGTGTCCGCGGCGGCACGCACGGCTTCCTTTCGCGCTTCACGAACAACGAGGCGCTCTACAGCAACCTCGACATCAAGTACCTCGGCCCGATCGACGGGCACGACTTCGAGTCGCTTATCGAGACGCTCGAGCTCGCCAAGTCGTACGGTGCTCCCGTCATCGTCCACGCGATCACCGACAAGGGCAGCGGCTACGCCCCGGCGATGAGCGACGAGGCGGACCAGTTCCACGCCGTGGGCAAGATCGATCCGATCACGGGCGAAGCGCTCGGTGCAGGCGGTGGCCCGCAGTGGACCGACGTCTTCGCCGAGGAGCTCACCGCCGTCGGCGCCGAACGAGACGACGTGATCGCGATGACGGCCGCGATGCTGCGACCGACGGGCCTCCAGCAGTTCGCGGAGCGCTTCCCCGAGCGTGTCTACGACGTGGGTATCGCCGAGCAGCACGCGGTCGCGTCCGCCGCTGGCCTCGCCTTCGGTGGGCTTCACCCCGTCGTCGCGATCTACGCCACGTTCATGAACCGCGCGTTCGACCAGGTCATGATGGACGTCGCCCTCCACAAGGCGGGCGTCACCTTCGTCCTCGACCGTGCCGGCGTGACCGGCCCCGACGGTCCGAGCCACCACGGCATCTGGGATCTGGCGATGCTGCAGCTGGTCCCCGGCATCCGCATCGCCGCTCCGCGCGACGCCGCGCGCCTGCGCGAGGAGTTCCGCGAGTCCACCGCGATCGAAGACGCACCGACCGTCGTGCGCTACCCGAAGGGCAAGGTCCCCGCGGATCTCGAGGCCGTCGAACGCCTCGCCGACGGCGTCGACGTGCTCGCCCGCGGCTCGAGCGAGGACGTGCTGCTCGTCGGCATCGGCCCGATGGTCCACCTCGCGATGGAGGTCGCCGAGCGGCTCCGCGCCCAGGGCATCGGCGCCACGGTCATCGATCCTCGCTGGGCCATTCCCGTGCAGCCCTCGGTCATCGAGCTCGCGCGCGAGCACCGCCTCGTCATCACGATCGAAGACGGCATCCGTGTCGGTGGCGTCGGCACGCGCGTTCGTCAGGTGCTCCGCGAAGCCGGCGTCGACACGGCCGTCGACGAGCTCGGCATCCCGGACGAGTTCATCGACCACGCCAC
- the dut gene encoding dUTP diphosphatase produces MTETVDVPIVASEPPVFAHPGDAGADLTSAEAVRLEPGRRALVSTGVRIALPEGFAAFVVPRSGLAAKHGITIVNSPGTIDAGYRGEIKVALLNTDLDEAYDIAVGDRIAQLIVMPVPPVRFVPVDDLPDSVRGEGGFGSSGYQNLQGSTR; encoded by the coding sequence GTGACCGAAACGGTGGACGTCCCAATTGTCGCATCCGAGCCCCCGGTCTTCGCTCACCCGGGCGACGCCGGAGCCGACCTGACCTCCGCGGAGGCCGTGCGTCTCGAGCCCGGTCGTCGCGCGCTCGTGTCCACGGGGGTGCGCATCGCCCTCCCCGAGGGATTCGCCGCCTTCGTCGTCCCCCGTAGCGGCCTCGCCGCCAAGCACGGCATCACGATCGTGAACTCCCCGGGCACGATCGACGCCGGGTACCGCGGCGAGATCAAGGTGGCGCTGCTCAACACCGACCTCGACGAGGCCTACGACATCGCCGTAGGCGATCGCATCGCCCAGCTCATCGTGATGCCCGTCCCACCCGTGCGCTTCGTCCCCGTCGACGACCTTCCCGACAGCGTGCGCGGCGAGGGCGGCTTCGGATCGAGTGGATACCAGAACCTGCAAGGGAGCACCCGATGA